In the Zerene cesonia ecotype Mississippi chromosome 28, Zerene_cesonia_1.1, whole genome shotgun sequence genome, CCTGAGCCGAACTTAAAAGGAATTTGTAGTGACGATTTGTACACATAAGATTACGATATAagatactattataataatacttaaattgtTTCAGATGCCGCACTGCAGATGGGATAACACGGCAACTACTTAAAAAAAGTCTATGCACTTTAAACAAGAaggatgtatatttaatttaagcggcattataattaacaattaattgtgtttattatataagaaatgtaAAGATAACTATGTACAAGTATGAGTTTTAGGGTTACACCTGTATGTCTGTTTCCATTATCCTTAACATCtgtaaatttgtttgaaagatGAAGAAAGTATGGGTTATAAAGTTAGGAGTGGCGGCTCATGGCTTTATACACCATTTGCATGAATATGTTAGAATTTTGCGATGTTAGGTATAAGGGAAACTACATATTATGTGTAGTTGGTTTATgtggtataaaaattatatccatAGCTGTATTACGGATTTTgtaaattcattcataatgctaataaatagataaatacacTCGGCTCTACtgttaactattaaaaataaagtaaactaaaaaataatttatgtttataattcatgtaaaaatgctttaaatatttatttatcggtTCACAGATAGTACGCGGCGCCACAACCACTTCAAAGGTTTAAAAGTGATTTACTTCAAATTTTCCAACAAAGTGCTGCAGAACGAAGTAGATGAGGCTTTCCTCAACATTCACATACAGGAGTTGGAGCCGCGTCAGAACGTCACCATATCAGACGACCATTTTAACGTGAACTATCAAGTCAATAGAATTACAAGAAATAGTCAAGGGAATAAAGCCTCTGTGCCGTACGCCGAGGGGTCAATTAAACTGTCCAGAAAGGAGCTGAAGACGGGGAAATGGATTAAGGCCAACGTCACAAACATGGTCGCCGAATTCTACAGGTTACCCAGGGAGAAATTAGCCATAGTAGTGAGGGTACAGGAGTCGAAGAACAGGATGAATCTGGTCGTGCCCCATCCCAGTTCAGAATCAAATAACGCATTGGTGAGTCATTATTGCTTTAAGATAAAGTTCCACAGCATTTTTATCGTCTATAAATAAACGgctatttatagttttatcaaCAATTCCTGTTCGACAATTTTTGTCGTGATTTTTCCAGTTTTAatacgattttttaaatatttgttatactatataataatgttattgctTACCgagctatatttttatagaagttAAATGAGTTCGAAATTGTAGGTATATGACAATGCATTTTGATAAGGAATTGCTAGTCTGTGCCCGTGACATTGTCTGTTATAAAATGTCACATAATTACAGTggttaaatacataataatgtatataataccatttcttttttatatcttttgtgCTT is a window encoding:
- the LOC119837629 gene encoding growth/differentiation factor 8-like, encoding RFTDSTRRHNHFKGLKVIYFKFSNKVLQNEVDEAFLNIHIQELEPRQNVTISDDHFNVNYQVNRITRNSQGNKASVPYAEGSIKLSRKELKTGKWIKANVTNMVAEFYRLPREKLAIVVRVQESKNRMNLVVPHPSSESNNALMPYIEISLRDNSHKRTRRMIGMDCTENSKEVRCCRYPLSVNFEEFGWDWIIAPKQYDANYCSGECPYSFLQKYPHTHLVHLAAPQGSGGPCCAPRKMSSISMLYFDHDLNIIYGTIPGMVVESCGCS